From Pseudomonas sp. stari2, a single genomic window includes:
- a CDS encoding transglutaminase family protein translates to MHEYLSPGRFIDSDHPSVVEFAEQHRGASRDLRAQAISLYYAVREAVRYNMYTFSRDPQTLRGSYALAAGESYCVPKATLLAACARHCGIPARIGLADVKNHLSTPRLLELLRSEVFAMHGYTELFLNDRWVKATPAFNQKLCEMFNVAPLEFDGMNDSVFHPYNSDGALLMEYLVDHGQFADVPESFFFEHLQKCYPHLFNDQQKPLSSDMRGDVGSL, encoded by the coding sequence ATGCACGAGTATCTGAGCCCCGGCCGCTTCATCGATAGTGACCACCCCTCGGTGGTGGAGTTCGCCGAGCAGCACCGTGGTGCCAGTCGCGACCTGCGCGCGCAGGCGATCAGTCTTTATTACGCCGTGCGCGAGGCGGTGCGTTACAACATGTACACCTTCAGCCGCGACCCGCAGACCTTGCGCGGCAGTTACGCGCTGGCGGCGGGTGAGAGTTATTGCGTGCCCAAGGCCACGCTGCTCGCCGCTTGCGCGCGCCATTGCGGGATCCCCGCACGAATTGGTTTGGCGGATGTGAAAAATCATCTGTCGACGCCGCGTCTGCTTGAGCTGCTGAGAAGCGAGGTGTTCGCCATGCATGGTTATACCGAGCTGTTTCTCAATGATCGCTGGGTGAAAGCCACACCCGCGTTCAACCAGAAGCTCTGCGAAATGTTCAACGTTGCACCGCTGGAATTCGACGGCATGAACGACAGCGTTTTTCACCCTTACAACAGTGATGGCGCGCTGCTGATGGAGTACCTGGTCGATCACGGTCAGTTCGCCGATGTACCGGAATCCTTTTTCTTCGAACATCTGCAGAAATGTTATCCGCACCTGTTCAACGATCAGCAGAAACCGTTGTCCAGTGACATGCGCGGTGATGTCGGCAGCCTCTGA
- a CDS encoding PA2817 family protein yields MSNVVADHLVLLDHLRSILVAVGEADQVPEESHALFLERFDELLASLPIEPIESQYLGQDILTQVITRYPQIAHLIPRDLLWFFAGDCLHYLSDEEIDMYQALEERRYEAEQNDEPFDWNQEKQLLAMSAQDSKH; encoded by the coding sequence GTGTCCAACGTCGTTGCCGATCATCTGGTTTTGCTCGACCACCTGCGCAGTATCCTGGTCGCCGTAGGTGAGGCCGATCAGGTTCCCGAAGAAAGCCATGCCCTGTTCCTGGAGCGTTTCGACGAACTGCTGGCGTCACTGCCGATCGAGCCGATCGAAAGCCAATACCTGGGCCAGGACATCCTGACTCAAGTGATTACCCGCTATCCGCAAATTGCCCACCTGATCCCGCGGGATCTGCTGTGGTTCTTCGCAGGCGACTGCCTGCACTACCTGTCCGATGAAGAAATCGACATGTATCAGGCACTGGAAGAACGCCGTTACGAAGCCGAACAGAACGACGAGCCGTTCGACTGGAATCAGGAAAAACAGCTGCTGGCGATGTCCGCCCAGGACAGCAAGCACTGA
- a CDS encoding dipeptidase, which translates to MDFSLKQLAASTLILASLSSVTLPAHANITPQQSATILKTFSDAKVSDFRQFLGEVAKSDLSKTDDLRPSISAFLDNKTLTAEQQNEIYRLLGLYTRAKYGKAALETLRELVEIPTDRKEGVAQHENPEFIKIAAKIKDLAESFGLNYRNVDNRVYEISLDGSGKEVVGIHAHADVVPVTPENWVLKDGTKLDPFKVTLIGDRMYGRGTEDDKNGIVVTLYAMKVIKEEKLPLARNFKLLVDTTEETTGDAIPYYFERNPTPEYNLALDGGYPVVIAEKGYGTVMAKFAKRKAEGKGAELISMTGGMATNQIPSVSLVTLVTDKPAELAASLQKAGNEYAKQHGGDFEVNAKVDGKDVKLSVTGVSAHSSEPESGVNPVARMLDFIHSVDGKIALKHNHITDAARYAADNWGLDYKGGKLGVGFADDFMGPLTTSLTYVGMDDKTFKLAVNLRVPKGKSPQVLKTEIADKLAAWSKKTHVAVNFDYSIAEPMYRNPEGEWVKALLAVSTENLGMKHEFGTSAGATSVHELPNGVQFGLARPEVKYTGHTDGEFKTVDQFLLDLQIVTEMMGRIGQLPKL; encoded by the coding sequence ATGGACTTTTCACTCAAGCAACTGGCCGCATCAACCCTGATTCTGGCCAGCCTTTCGTCCGTGACACTGCCCGCCCACGCCAACATCACACCGCAGCAAAGCGCGACCATCCTCAAGACATTCAGCGATGCAAAGGTCAGTGATTTCCGTCAGTTCCTCGGCGAAGTGGCCAAGAGCGACCTGAGCAAGACCGACGACCTGCGCCCGTCCATCAGTGCGTTTCTCGACAACAAGACACTGACCGCTGAACAGCAAAACGAGATCTATCGCCTGCTGGGCCTCTACACCCGGGCGAAATACGGCAAGGCCGCTCTCGAAACCCTGCGCGAACTGGTCGAGATCCCGACTGATCGCAAAGAGGGTGTCGCCCAGCACGAGAATCCTGAATTCATCAAGATCGCCGCCAAGATCAAGGACCTGGCCGAGTCCTTTGGTTTGAACTACCGAAACGTCGACAACCGCGTTTACGAAATCTCCCTCGACGGCAGCGGCAAGGAAGTCGTGGGCATTCACGCGCACGCCGACGTGGTGCCAGTGACACCGGAAAACTGGGTGCTGAAGGACGGTACCAAACTCGACCCGTTCAAGGTCACATTGATCGGCGACCGCATGTATGGCCGTGGCACCGAGGACGACAAGAACGGGATCGTGGTGACGCTGTATGCCATGAAGGTAATCAAGGAAGAAAAGCTGCCGCTGGCCCGCAATTTCAAACTACTGGTGGACACCACCGAAGAAACCACCGGCGACGCGATTCCTTACTACTTCGAGCGCAACCCGACGCCGGAGTACAACCTGGCGCTGGATGGCGGCTACCCGGTTGTGATCGCCGAGAAAGGCTACGGCACGGTCATGGCCAAATTTGCCAAGCGCAAGGCCGAGGGCAAAGGTGCGGAACTGATCTCGATGACCGGCGGCATGGCGACCAACCAGATTCCATCGGTTTCGCTCGTCACTCTGGTGACAGACAAGCCTGCCGAGCTGGCCGCCAGTCTGCAAAAGGCCGGTAACGAATACGCCAAACAACATGGCGGCGACTTCGAAGTGAATGCCAAGGTCGATGGCAAGGACGTGAAACTCAGCGTTACCGGCGTTTCCGCGCACTCTTCAGAGCCTGAGTCCGGCGTCAACCCGGTCGCCCGCATGCTGGACTTCATCCACAGTGTGGATGGCAAGATCGCGCTCAAACACAACCACATCACCGATGCCGCCCGTTACGCCGCCGACAACTGGGGCCTGGACTACAAGGGTGGCAAGCTGGGCGTCGGTTTCGCCGATGACTTCATGGGCCCGCTGACCACCTCGCTGACCTATGTCGGGATGGATGACAAAACCTTCAAACTCGCGGTCAACCTGCGTGTGCCGAAGGGCAAGTCGCCGCAAGTGCTCAAAACCGAAATCGCCGACAAACTGGCGGCCTGGAGCAAGAAAACCCACGTCGCGGTCAACTTCGATTACTCGATCGCCGAGCCGATGTACCGCAACCCTGAAGGCGAATGGGTCAAGGCGCTACTGGCCGTGTCCACCGAAAACCTGGGCATGAAACACGAGTTCGGCACCTCTGCCGGCGCCACCTCGGTGCATGAGCTGCCCAACGGTGTGCAATTCGGTCTGGCCCGACCTGAGGTCAAATACACCGGTCACACAGACGGCGAGTTCAAGACCGTTGACCAGTTCCTGCTGGACCTGCAGATCGTTACTGAAATGATGGGCCGCATCGGGCAACTGCCGAAGCTCTGA
- a CDS encoding ABC transporter ATP-binding protein produces the protein MSSALSIRQLTKTYGNGFQALSGIDLDVAEGDFFALLGPNGAGKSTTIGILSTLVNKTSGTVNIFGHDLDKNPAALKRSIGVVPQEFNFNQFEKTFDIVVTQAGYYGIPAKIAKERAEQYLTQLGLWDKRDVPSRSLSGGMKRRLMIARALVHEPRLLILDEPTAGVDIELRRSMWTFLTELNQKGITIILTTHYLEEAEQLCRNIGIIDHGTIVENTSMRQLLGQLHVETFLLDLKNDLAVAPQLAGYPARLVDAHTLEVQVDKSMGITALFGQLALQNIEVLSLRNKTNRLEELFVSLVEKNLSKVAV, from the coding sequence ATGAGTTCCGCTCTGTCCATCCGGCAGCTAACCAAAACCTACGGCAACGGGTTCCAGGCCTTGAGTGGTATCGATCTGGACGTCGCTGAAGGTGACTTCTTCGCCTTGCTCGGCCCCAACGGCGCCGGCAAATCCACGACCATCGGCATTCTCTCGACCCTGGTCAACAAGACCAGTGGCACGGTGAATATCTTCGGCCACGACCTGGACAAGAACCCGGCGGCGCTCAAGCGCTCGATCGGCGTGGTGCCCCAGGAATTCAACTTCAACCAGTTCGAAAAGACCTTCGACATCGTCGTAACCCAGGCCGGGTACTACGGTATTCCGGCGAAAATCGCCAAGGAACGCGCCGAGCAGTACCTGACCCAGCTCGGCCTGTGGGACAAGCGCGATGTGCCGTCGCGTTCGTTGTCCGGCGGCATGAAGCGTCGCTTGATGATCGCTCGGGCGCTAGTGCACGAGCCACGTCTGCTGATCCTCGACGAACCGACGGCCGGCGTGGATATCGAGCTGCGTCGCTCGATGTGGACGTTCCTCACCGAACTGAACCAGAAAGGCATCACCATCATCCTCACCACGCATTACCTGGAAGAGGCTGAGCAGCTGTGCCGCAACATCGGCATCATTGACCACGGCACCATCGTCGAGAACACCAGCATGCGTCAGTTGCTCGGGCAACTGCATGTGGAAACCTTCCTGCTCGACCTGAAGAACGATCTGGCGGTTGCACCGCAACTGGCCGGCTACCCGGCCCGTCTGGTGGATGCGCATACCCTGGAAGTCCAGGTCGACAAGTCCATGGGCATCACTGCGCTGTTCGGCCAACTGGCCCTGCAGAACATCGAAGTGCTGAGCCTGCGCAATAAAACCAATCGCCTCGAGGAGCTGTTCGTGTCCCTGGTGGAGAAAAATCTGTCGAAGGTGGCGGTATGA
- a CDS encoding acyl-CoA dehydrogenase, whose product MLLLWILVLIVGVAYLAHRRITPLPALGIIAAYLLAMGIFSHAPGWLLLIFWVVLALVAAPLLLPDLRRKHFTAPLFSWFQKTLPPMSQTERDAIDAGTVWWDGELFSGRPDWDKLLSYPKAQLSDEEQAFIDGPTEELCAMVTDWQIGQSMDLPPEAWTHIKEHGFFALIIPKEFGGKGFSAYAHSQVAMKLATRSGDLASTVMVPNSLGPAELLLHYGTDEQRNHYLPRLARGDDIPCFALTGPLAGSDAGAMPDTGIICKGEWEGQETLGLRLNWEKRYITLGPVATLLGLAFKAYDPDHLLGDKEDLGISLALIPTDTPGVEIGRRHLPLGAAFMNGPNSGKDVFIPLDFLIGGQDMLGKGWMMLMNCLSVGRSISLPAVGTGAAKFTSLVTGQYAQIREQFNVPLSAFEGIQEAMARIGGNAWMMDAARMLTANAVDLGEKPSVLSAILKYHLTERGRECISHAMDVHGGKAIIMGPNNYLGRSWNGAPIFITVEGANILSRNLMIFGQGAIRCHPFVLKEMALAGREDKDQALKEFDGLLLKHIGFAVSNAASTLVLNLGFGHFEHAPGDKLSQGYFRALNRQAAAFAMLADLSMMLLGGELKRRERLSARLGDVLSNLYLASAALKRYHDLDSPAYMEPLFRWAMEESLGQSEKALDELLTNFPNRVFGCLLRVIVFPFGRRHKGPSDRLGAEVAGVIGRAKGDPALEELLAGCYRPQSADDAVGALQHACDQLNAAQPLHKKLHSSLKSGQVKPVAGEHAIDAALEAGVLQAVEAQTLRNAEAARRKVIDVDDFDKEELKPAEGKVR is encoded by the coding sequence ATGCTGTTGTTGTGGATACTGGTTCTGATCGTCGGCGTGGCGTATCTGGCCCACCGGCGCATCACCCCGCTGCCTGCACTGGGCATCATTGCCGCTTACCTGTTGGCGATGGGGATTTTCAGCCACGCGCCGGGCTGGCTGCTGCTGATTTTCTGGGTCGTGCTGGCCCTGGTGGCCGCCCCGCTGCTGTTGCCTGACCTGCGCCGCAAACACTTCACCGCGCCGCTGTTCAGTTGGTTCCAGAAAACCCTGCCACCGATGTCGCAGACCGAACGCGACGCGATCGATGCCGGCACGGTGTGGTGGGACGGCGAACTATTCAGCGGGCGCCCGGACTGGGACAAGCTGCTGTCCTATCCAAAAGCGCAACTGAGCGACGAAGAACAAGCGTTCATCGACGGCCCGACCGAAGAGCTCTGCGCCATGGTCACCGACTGGCAGATCGGCCAGTCGATGGACCTGCCGCCAGAAGCCTGGACGCACATCAAGGAACACGGTTTCTTCGCCCTGATCATTCCCAAGGAGTTCGGCGGCAAGGGTTTCTCCGCCTACGCTCACTCCCAGGTGGCGATGAAACTGGCGACCCGCAGCGGCGACCTCGCCTCCACCGTGATGGTGCCCAACTCCCTCGGCCCGGCCGAACTGCTGCTGCACTACGGCACCGACGAACAGCGCAATCATTACTTGCCACGACTGGCCCGGGGTGACGATATTCCATGCTTCGCGTTGACCGGCCCGCTCGCTGGTTCCGACGCCGGCGCCATGCCCGACACCGGGATCATCTGCAAGGGTGAATGGGAAGGCCAGGAAACCCTCGGCCTGCGCCTGAACTGGGAAAAACGCTACATCACCCTCGGTCCCGTTGCGACCTTGCTCGGTCTCGCCTTCAAGGCCTATGACCCGGATCACCTGCTCGGCGATAAAGAAGACCTGGGCATCAGTCTGGCGCTGATCCCGACCGACACCCCCGGCGTGGAAATCGGCCGTCGCCACCTGCCACTGGGCGCAGCGTTCATGAACGGCCCCAACTCCGGCAAGGACGTGTTCATCCCGCTGGACTTCCTCATCGGCGGCCAGGACATGCTCGGCAAGGGATGGATGATGCTGATGAATTGCCTGTCGGTCGGGCGTTCTATCTCGCTGCCGGCGGTAGGTACCGGTGCGGCCAAGTTCACCAGTCTGGTGACCGGGCAATACGCGCAGATCCGTGAGCAGTTCAATGTTCCGCTGTCGGCGTTCGAAGGCATTCAGGAAGCCATGGCACGCATCGGCGGCAACGCGTGGATGATGGACGCCGCCCGGATGCTGACCGCCAACGCGGTGGATCTGGGCGAGAAGCCCTCGGTGCTGTCGGCGATCCTCAAGTACCACCTCACCGAACGCGGCCGCGAGTGCATCAGCCACGCCATGGATGTGCATGGCGGCAAGGCGATCATCATGGGCCCGAACAACTATCTGGGCCGCAGCTGGAACGGCGCGCCGATCTTCATCACCGTGGAAGGCGCGAACATTCTTTCGCGCAACCTGATGATCTTCGGCCAGGGCGCGATCCGCTGCCATCCGTTCGTGCTCAAGGAAATGGCTCTCGCCGGTCGCGAGGACAAGGATCAGGCACTCAAGGAGTTCGATGGCCTGCTGCTCAAACACATCGGATTTGCCGTGAGCAACGCCGCCAGCACGCTGGTGCTGAACCTTGGTTTCGGCCACTTCGAACACGCGCCGGGAGACAAGCTCAGCCAGGGTTATTTCCGCGCGCTCAACCGTCAGGCTGCCGCGTTTGCCATGCTCGCCGACCTGAGCATGATGTTGCTGGGCGGAGAACTGAAACGACGCGAGCGGCTGTCGGCCCGTCTGGGCGATGTGCTGAGCAACCTGTATCTCGCCTCGGCGGCGCTCAAGCGTTATCACGACCTCGATTCCCCGGCGTACATGGAGCCGCTGTTCAGATGGGCGATGGAAGAAAGCCTCGGCCAGTCGGAAAAGGCCCTGGATGAACTGCTGACCAACTTCCCGAACCGGGTTTTCGGCTGCCTGTTGCGGGTGATCGTGTTCCCGTTCGGTCGTCGTCACAAAGGCCCGTCGGACAGACTCGGTGCCGAAGTGGCTGGCGTCATCGGTCGGGCCAAGGGCGATCCGGCGCTGGAAGAACTGCTCGCCGGCTGCTATCGCCCGCAATCGGCGGACGATGCGGTCGGTGCACTGCAACACGCCTGCGATCAGTTGAACGCTGCGCAACCGTTGCACAAAAAGCTGCATTCATCGCTCAAGAGCGGCCAGGTCAAACCGGTCGCCGGCGAACACGCCATCGATGCAGCACTTGAAGCCGGGGTGTTGCAGGCGGTGGAAGCCCAGACCCTGCGTAATGCCGAAGCGGCGCGGCGTAAGGTGATCGATGTCGATGACTTCGACAAAGAGGAACTGAAACCGGCGGAAGGGAAAGTCCGCTGA
- a CDS encoding LysE family translocator encodes MTSNYLGEFLALATIHFLAVVAPGPDFAVTIRQSVRFGRLVGICTALGIGAGISVHVLYTLLGVGALMHTTPWLLTVAKVVGGAYIFYLGISLIRSKPKTTLEGEKTSDEPLVEQSLFKAFTTGFLTNATNPKATLFFLAIFTTIISASTPLEIQALYGLWMCGVNALWFVIVALFFSSSKVRLLFMRMGHWFERSMGVILILFAGRLVLSM; translated from the coding sequence ATGACATCGAATTACCTGGGCGAGTTTCTGGCGCTGGCCACCATCCACTTTCTGGCCGTGGTTGCTCCCGGCCCGGACTTTGCCGTGACCATCCGCCAGAGTGTGCGATTCGGTCGACTGGTCGGCATCTGCACGGCACTGGGCATCGGCGCGGGGATTTCCGTACACGTGCTGTACACCCTGCTGGGCGTCGGTGCCTTGATGCACACCACGCCCTGGCTACTGACAGTGGCCAAGGTCGTGGGCGGCGCCTACATCTTTTACCTGGGCATCAGCCTGATCCGCAGCAAACCCAAGACAACGCTGGAAGGTGAAAAGACCAGCGACGAGCCACTGGTCGAACAATCGCTGTTCAAGGCGTTTACCACCGGTTTCCTGACCAACGCCACCAATCCCAAGGCCACGCTGTTTTTCCTGGCGATCTTCACCACGATCATCAGCGCCAGCACGCCGCTGGAAATTCAGGCCCTGTACGGACTGTGGATGTGCGGAGTCAATGCATTGTGGTTTGTGATCGTTGCGCTGTTCTTTTCAAGCAGCAAAGTGCGGCTGCTGTTCATGCGCATGGGGCACTGGTTCGAGCGCAGCATGGGGGTGATTTTGATCCTGTTTGCCGGGCGACTGGTGCTGTCGATGTAA
- a CDS encoding 2OG-Fe(II) oxygenase, which yields MMLDVERLDETCIKKLANEEVLAIRVKGFLPEDQAIRIGDKILEPGFEGYINAPSIGRIGMAFYEAENQPLLIEDYFERATSNIAELRNRCAPYSSPVDTLRCMLDESWPAGAHLENLYGRKMYVGLSRVVKPGVCFLAHHDIFAKDAPESFQAHSLEAQFACNVYLNMPTEGGALQMWEDDISPDRFDEMRGDSYGIDPALLGPPALEVRPEPGDFIMFNSRRMHSVTPGVADPRLSLSFFVGYRGNASPLTFWS from the coding sequence ATGATGCTTGACGTCGAGCGTCTCGATGAGACGTGCATAAAAAAACTGGCCAACGAAGAAGTCCTCGCCATCCGCGTCAAAGGCTTTTTGCCTGAAGACCAGGCGATCCGGATTGGCGACAAGATCCTCGAGCCCGGCTTCGAGGGTTATATCAACGCGCCCAGCATTGGCCGCATCGGCATGGCGTTCTATGAGGCGGAAAACCAGCCGTTGCTGATCGAGGATTACTTCGAACGCGCCACCAGCAACATCGCCGAACTGCGCAACCGCTGCGCACCCTACTCGTCGCCGGTCGACACCCTGCGCTGCATGCTCGACGAATCCTGGCCGGCGGGTGCCCATCTGGAAAACCTCTACGGTCGCAAGATGTATGTCGGTCTGTCACGGGTGGTCAAACCCGGCGTCTGCTTCCTGGCCCACCACGACATCTTCGCCAAGGACGCGCCGGAGAGTTTCCAGGCTCACAGCCTGGAGGCGCAATTCGCCTGCAACGTCTATCTGAACATGCCGACCGAGGGTGGCGCGTTGCAGATGTGGGAAGACGACATTTCACCGGACCGGTTCGACGAGATGCGCGGCGACAGCTACGGCATCGATCCGGCGCTGCTCGGCCCGCCAGCCCTCGAAGTACGCCCGGAACCGGGGGATTTCATCATGTTCAATTCGCGTCGTATGCACTCGGTAACGCCGGGTGTGGCCGATCCGCGCTTGAGCCTTTCGTTTTTTGTCGGCTATCGCGGCAACGCTTCACCCCTGACTTTCTGGAGCTGA
- a CDS encoding glutathione S-transferase encodes MLKIWGRKNSSNVRKPLWAAEELGLAYEAIDAGGAFGVVDTPEYRAMNPNGRVPVIQDDGFVLWESNVIVRYLLAKHAADTAWYPADPQTRATADKWMDWTTSSFAGPFRTVFWGVLRTPADKQDWPAIHAAIKECEGLLAMADQALKNQPYLSGSEIGMGDIPLGSFIYAWFEMPIERAPMPHLEAWYARLKQRPAYRKAVMTALT; translated from the coding sequence ATGCTGAAGATCTGGGGTCGCAAGAATTCGTCGAATGTCAGAAAACCGTTGTGGGCTGCCGAAGAGCTCGGGCTGGCCTACGAGGCCATTGATGCCGGTGGTGCGTTTGGTGTGGTCGACACACCGGAGTACCGGGCAATGAACCCGAACGGGCGGGTGCCGGTGATACAGGACGACGGTTTTGTGCTGTGGGAATCCAATGTCATCGTGCGTTACCTGCTGGCAAAACATGCGGCCGATACCGCGTGGTACCCGGCGGATCCGCAGACCCGCGCCACCGCTGACAAGTGGATGGACTGGACGACTTCCAGTTTTGCAGGCCCTTTCCGCACGGTGTTCTGGGGCGTTCTGCGCACCCCGGCGGACAAGCAGGACTGGCCGGCGATCCATGCCGCGATCAAGGAATGCGAGGGCTTGCTGGCGATGGCCGATCAGGCCCTGAAAAACCAGCCGTACCTGTCCGGCAGTGAAATCGGCATGGGCGACATTCCGCTTGGCAGTTTCATTTATGCCTGGTTCGAGATGCCGATCGAGCGCGCGCCGATGCCGCATCTGGAGGCCTGGTACGCGCGACTGAAGCAGCGTCCGGCGTATCGCAAAGCCGTCATGACCGCGTTGACTTAA
- a CDS encoding LysR family transcriptional regulator: MSINLPLPLLGEMAIFVKVVETGSFSEAARQLGSSPSAVSRSISRLEKALATRLLQRTTRKLRLSDGGEEVFKRCQEMVSAARSVMEISGQFTHEAEGLVRVSVPKAVGRFVIHPHMPEFLRRYPKVDVELLLEDRQVDLIDDHVDLAIRITERPPAGLVGRQLLTIDHLLCATPQYLAEHGAPTHPHDLLNHSCIYLGETPSDARWKFKKGSKAVTVGVRGRYAANHTGVRLGAVLQHIGIGSLPYFTARYALEQGLVVQVLPDWTFLASYHGGLWLLHSPTRYLPPKLRVFIDYLVECLEKEPTLSRPGKPTGSKALAEYELPESEGLL, from the coding sequence GTGAGCATAAATCTTCCTCTGCCGTTGCTCGGTGAAATGGCGATTTTCGTCAAGGTCGTGGAGACCGGCAGCTTTTCCGAGGCCGCTCGTCAATTGGGTTCGTCGCCCTCGGCGGTCAGCCGCAGTATTTCCCGGCTGGAAAAGGCATTGGCCACGCGGCTGCTGCAACGCACCACGCGCAAATTGCGCTTGAGCGATGGCGGTGAAGAGGTATTCAAGCGCTGCCAGGAGATGGTCAGCGCCGCAAGGTCAGTGATGGAGATCAGCGGCCAGTTCACCCACGAAGCCGAAGGACTGGTGCGGGTCAGTGTGCCGAAAGCGGTCGGACGCTTCGTGATTCATCCGCATATGCCGGAATTTCTACGCCGTTATCCGAAGGTCGATGTGGAGTTGCTGCTGGAAGACCGCCAGGTGGATCTGATCGACGATCATGTCGATCTGGCGATTCGTATCACTGAGCGGCCGCCGGCGGGGTTGGTTGGACGGCAGTTGTTGACCATCGACCATTTGCTCTGCGCGACGCCGCAGTATCTGGCCGAACATGGCGCACCGACTCATCCCCATGACTTGCTCAATCACAGCTGCATCTACCTGGGCGAAACCCCGAGCGATGCGCGCTGGAAATTCAAGAAGGGCAGTAAGGCAGTGACGGTCGGCGTGCGTGGCCGGTATGCCGCCAATCACACCGGCGTGCGTCTGGGCGCTGTGTTGCAGCACATCGGAATCGGCAGCCTGCCGTATTTCACGGCTCGCTATGCCCTGGAACAGGGGCTGGTCGTGCAGGTTCTGCCGGACTGGACATTCCTGGCGTCCTACCATGGCGGATTGTGGTTGCTGCATTCACCAACGCGCTACCTGCCACCGAAGCTGCGGGTGTTCATCGACTATCTGGTGGAGTGCCTGGAGAAAGAGCCGACATTGAGCAGGCCCGGAAAACCCACCGGTTCAAAAGCCTTGGCCGAGTACGAATTGCCCGAGAGTGAAGGGCTGCTTTAA